Within the Anaerohalosphaeraceae bacterium genome, the region CGTCTTTCAAGACCCTCTGAACCTGCTGAGCACTCTCAAATACCGCCGCCGTCATCCCGGCTTGTCGGGCCCCTTCGACATTCTCCGGCAGGTCATCGATATACAAGCACCGCTCCGCCGGCACCCCGACCGACTCCGCCGCCAGCTGATACATCTTCGCCTCCGGCTTGACCGCCCCCGCTTGAAAACTGAGCACCGGCTTTTGAAACAGCTCCAGAAACCCGTACTGCCGACGAAGATATTCCCAATGCATCGGCTCTGTATCTGACAAAAGCCCCAGCGGCACTCGCTCCGCCAGACGCCGGACCAAAGTCTCCATCGGCGGACGCGGTGTAAAAATCCCGCACCAGGCCCGTCGAAACTCCTCGAATGAGCCGCTCAGGGAAAACCGTCTCCGCATCACCTGATAGAACTCTTCCGGCGGCATCTTCCCCCGGTTCAGCAGCACCGTTTCCGGCTGTCGGCGCATCTCCGGAACAATATCCGCCCACTCTTTTGTTTCCGGCTCCTTCTGAAGCTGCTCCAAATCAATCCCTATCAGCACCCCGCCCAAATCAAAAATAACCGCCTCAATTCTCGCCGACTTCATCGCCCCTTCTCCAAAATCATATCACTGTACGAACACTCCAGAAGGTCTTCACGTTCAATTCCAAACCGCTTCATAAACTCTTCACATTGCCGCCGAAGCCCTTCACAATCGCCGCTTCCCTGCGTATCCATCACCTCAATTTCCGCAAAATCCCCCAACCCCTCCACACGGTCCAGATGAAACTTGATATTTCCCAGAAAATAAATCTCCCGTCTTTTGCGGACAACCGCCAGTATCCCCAGTGCCCTCTCCAGCACCTCTCGAAGCAGACCGCTGTCCGCCGCCGGATACAAAAACACATCCGACCGCTTCGGCCCCGCCTCGTCGGGACGCTCATAAAAAATCAGAGCATTCTCAATCGTCCCCTGCCGAAGCTTCAGCCGCCCCTTCGGCACCCGAAAATACACATCCGTCTGCTCATCCGTTCCGCGAAAAACCGCCCCCGCTTCCTGCAGAACCCGCCGGACCCGTTCCGGATGCCGGCAGTGCGCCTTCATTTCAATATTCAGATGATTCATCTGTTTTCTCCGGTTTCATTCCTGTCGGACCTTCTTATACCCGCTCCCTGGGCGCTGTACAAGAACCGCTTTCTCCTCACGCAGGCCCGATAACTTTTTATTCCTATTATCGGACCTCTTGCGGGAATCCTGAAAAATCCCCGTTTTAAGCCCCTTCTCGAAGCGAATGCATTCAATTTTCTTTTTTTCAAACAATCTTCTTAATTCAAGCCCTCAAAAAACCGAACTGCATCGCAAAGACAGCACAGACTGTACAGATGGTAAAACAGGGTTACCGGCAGAAGTCCTTTTAGAAATGATGAAAAAATAATAATAGGAGAAAAAGAATGACAGCCAAAAAGAAGTCCTCCAAGACAGGCGTCCGCAAATCCGTAAAAAAAGTCGCCAAAACCTCCGTGCAGAAAACCAAAAAAACAACCCCTGTTAAAAAGGCCAAGACCGCCAGGCCGGTCGCAAAAAAAACCGCCTCCGTCCAGGTCAAAACATCCGCTGCCAAGCCCTCCAAAGCCAAAAAAGAGATAATCCCCGTTCTGGACCTCGAACGCTATGAAGTCAAAACCGTCTGTGAAACGGGCGTGAAGGACAACTTCATCGGCTCCACCCGCTTTGCCTGGATCGGAAGCGGCCAGTGCGGCGGACGGCTCGTGAAGGCCTTTTATGACCTCGGCTACAAAAAGGCCGTGGCTGTCAACACCACCTACCACGACCTCGATTTGCTGGGGCTGCCGCCCTCACAGAAGTTTCTGATGGACATCGGCGAAAAAGGCGCCGGCAAAGACATGGGCCGCGGACAGCAGGCCGCCGCTCAGTGGCGGCAGGACATCCTGCACCTGACCCGAAAGACCTTCGGAACGGAAGTGGACCATGTGATGGTCTGCTTTGGAGCCGGCGGCGGAACCGGCGGCGGCAGTGCAGCCGAGCTGGTCAGCATCGCCAAGGATTATATCTATTCCATCGGGAAAACCGAACCCAACAAGCACGTCGGCGTCATTATGACCCTGCCGACCAACGGCGAAGCTAACTCCCCGCAGGTGGCCGAAAATGCCTATCAGGTGGCAACCGAACTGGGAAAGATGGCTTCCAAAGGGCAAATCTCTCCGCTGATTATCATCGACAACGAGAAAATCAGCCGGATGTACCCGGGCAAGACGGTTCGCGAATTCTGGCCCAGCGTCAACAACACCGTGGCCGGCATGTTCGACATCTTCAACCGGCTCAGCTCGCTCAGCAGCCCCTACACCACGCTGGACCCGGTCGATTACCAGAGCATCCTGAAGGCCGGCGGCTGCGCGATTATGGGCCTCACACGCGTCGAAAAATACAAAGACCGGTTCGCCCTCAGCAGTGCCGTCAAGCAGAACCTCGAAAAGACACTTTTGAGCAACGGCTTCGACCTGAGCACTGCCAAGGTCGCCGGCTGCATCGTCGTCGGCGGAAAACGCATGATGGCCAATACGCCCAACCTGCAGGACAACATCAACTTCGCCTTCGACGTCCTGGCCGACCTGACCGGCAAAGCCACCATCCACCGCGGCATCTACGAGGATGGACGCGAAGCCCTTCGAGTCTACACCATCATCGGCGGACTGGACTTCCCGACCCAGCGTGTCGAAGAACTTCTGGCCGCTCAGATGGTTACAGCGTAAGCTTCAGAAAAACCAAAAACGCCGGATGTGCCCTTCGCATCCGGCGTTTTTTTATTCGACGAACACTCTGAATGCCGAACAGCCCCCGATAACTGATGACTGATAACTGTTTAATTAGTAAATCTCCTCCGAACCCCCGTAAATCACCCGCAGACGCTCCAGATTCGGGATGACCGGCAGCATATACTCCCGAGGGCGAAACGCATCCGACCAATAAATAAAAAAGGCCTTGCCCATCATAAAATCACGCGGGACCACCCCCTCCCGATACCGTTTTCCGTTGTTGCCTAAACCCTCCGCAGCCCACTGCCGGCTGTCATAACTGTTCGGCGTATTGTCTCCGCAGACAAAAAATTCATCCGGACCCAGCTGAAACGGACGTCCCCGCTTCGCCCGAAGTGAATCCGTCGAAAGATAATAAATATCCCGATAAACTCCGATATGAAAAAGCCGCATTCCCCCCTGCCCCAAAATCTTCACTTCCGGGTTCTGCCGGCGGCTGGTGCGTTCTCCCAAATCCTCGTCCTTCAAGTCATAGGAAAACCGATAATCCCCGCAGCGAATCACCAGGCGGCGGTCCACATTGGCAAACTCGAACCACAGCCCCTTTCGCGACCAGTCCGGAGAAAAGACCAGCCTTCTCAGCTCGCTGCGCTGCCCATCCTCCGTCTGTTTTTCAAAAACCAGCTGGCCGGCAAAGTCCAATCGTCCAATATACCCAACCCCGTTCTTGCTCAGCAAAGCCCCGACCTGCCCCTGCTCCCCCATCGGCTGCACCCAGAATCGAATCATCAAATCTGAACAAATCGGCCGATTCAGGCCGCCTTCCGGTCCGTTATAGGCATACAACACCCGAAAGGCATCCGGCCGCTTGGGGGTAAAACGGACCGCATGCTCATTGGCCCCGTCTTCCCGCAAAATAAAAACCGCCGCCCCCCCCGGATTCAATTCCCAGGCACTCTGTCCTTCCGGCTCAAAACGCGGCTCCAAAGGCCAGGATGACAAAGACTCCTCCGAAGGGGACGAAAATCGGCCGCCGGCAAACCCCGCCTGATAATCATTATGGTACAGACACGTCCAGAGCTCTTCCTGAATCTTCCGCGGCTTGCGGACAATCTGCCCGTTGATATACACATCGCCGTCAACAATTTCCACGGATTCTCCCGGCAGTCCTATCAGCCGCTTGATATAATTTTCCTGCGGATTCGGCGGATTCTTGAACACAACCACATCCCACCGTTTCGGCTCCGAAAACTGGTAAATGCACTTATTGACAAAAATCCGGTCGCCGTTTGCCAGCACCCCCATGGCCGCCCGCGGCTGTTCATACCCGCAGTTCGGACAAATCGGCTGTCCGGACCAGCTCGCATCTGCTCCAAAGTCATACGGAATGCCGCACCGAAGACAGCGGAGAGACCAATGGGCTCCTTTGAGTGTTTCGGCCATACTGCCGGTCGGAATCTGAAAGGCCTCCACCGCAAACGCCCGAAACAGCAGCGCCAGAATAAACGCCACCAGCAGCCCATCCAGGGCATTGACAACCGACTCCACCGTCCGGCTGCGCCGCAGACGCGGATAATCCGGCGCCAAACCATCCGAAGGACTGGCCAATCTCACGGTTTTTTCTCCGCTTCCACCGTTAGGGACTCCGCCTGATCCCAGCTCCGGCTGCCCCCATAGATGATTTTCATTCCCTCGATATACGGAACAAAACGGATAAAGCCCGGAAGGATCGAATCCCCGCCCGGCCAGTGAACAAAAAACGCTTTGCCGACCAGATAATCCCGCGGAACGACTCCCTGCGTGAAGGTCCGCCCGCGGTTTCCCCGCCCCGGCTTATTCCACCAGCGGGAATCCAGACTGTACGGGCTGTTGTCCCCGCAGACAAAAAACTCATCCTCCCCCAGCACAATCGGATTGCCTGCCCCGCCCTGCAGAATCGGATTTCGCGGATTGGACACATCCGTATTCATATAGTAAATATCCCGAAACAGCCCGATATGAGCCAGCTGGACTTTGCCGTACCCGAGGATGGCCGCCTCCGGCTGGATATGCCGCCTGGTCCCGGCGTCCTCGGCCCCGCGTCCTAAATCATACTCCAGACGATTCCGTCCGTATTCCAGAATCAGACGATGATCCACATTGGAAAAGCGAAATTCCTGCCGCTGAACGGCTCCCTTCAAATCCGCTGTCCCGCCCGCCAAAAGGGTCTTCTGTTCCCCGGAATCCACCCGGAAAATCTCCAGCCGTCCGTCCCCGTGAAGCCAGCCCTGATAGCGCCGGCCGTATTTGCCCAGCTCATATCCTACGCCGCTGACGGGGTCAAGATGAGGCACACTGCGAAGCATCAAATCGCTGCAAATCGGCATATTCGCTATAAAATCAGGCGGGTCATACGCATATACAGCCCGGAAATCATTGCCGATCTGCGGATTGTACTGAATCCGATGAACCTGCGTTCCTTCCTCCGCCAAGACAAAATACGGCCGTCCAAAACCGCCCAAATCCCACCGGCTCGAACCGAAATTTTCAAACGGCTGTCTCCACGAACGGCGGTTGAACCGCTCCTCTTCCGGGCGAGCCGGCTGATAATCATTCTCATAAATCGGCATCCATAATTCTTCCTGAACCGACGGCGGCTTGCGCACAATCCGATCGTTGATATAAATATCTCCGTCGATGATTTCCACCTTTTCCCCCGGCTTGCCGATCAGCCGTTTGATATAATTGATCTGCGGCTCCAGCGGATTCTTAAACACCACGACATCCCACCGGCTCGGCTCCCGGAACTGATAAATGCACTTCAGGACAAATATCTGATCCCCCTTATACACCCGCCGATAATACCGCGGGTCCTTGTCCCGCATCCAGACCCGATAAGCATATCCGCAGCTCGGACAGCGGCATTCCTTCAAAATCGGCAAATCCCGCTTCGGGATTACATTTTCACCCAGCCCATACTGGCGCGGCGAAAAATCATACTCATATCGATACCCGCACTGCTCACAGCGAAGCCGGAAATGTGCCCCCTTGAGGGTATCGGCCATGCTGCCGGTCGGAATGCGGTACACCTGCATAATAAAGACGATGAAAACCAGCGTGGACGCCAGCGCCGTAACCAGCCATTCCAGGAAATGGTAAATGCCCTCTGCGGTAAAACCGGAAGACTCACAAGATGAATTGTCGCTCTTTTTCTCTGACGTCATCGAACCTTCGCTGTGTCTTTCTAAAAGATGGTTTATTATGACTATCCTCGAAAATCGGGTCAAGGGGAAGATACAGAAAAAACCAAATACTGCTAATTCCAGACCTCTTTTGTCCGCCATAATCCCTCCGCCTTACCGGTGAAAAATTCGAAAAAAAACTTGCCGTTTCGAAGTCGTTTATGTATAGTGATTTGCGGTTTCCGTGCTCGAGGAGTTTTCCGGACGGCATCGGACGTAAAGAGTGTGTCTTGATTCCAGAAGATATAAGAGGGTGGCCGATGGCAACAATTACCAAGAAAGAACTGATAGACAGGATTTCAGAATCCACACAGGCCAAACGAGTCATCGTCAAAAAAATAATCCAGACATTCCTCGACGAAGTAATCGATGAATTGGCAAAGGACAATCGACTCGAATTCCGCGATTTCGGGGTCTTCGAAACGCGAACACGCTCCTCGAGAATCGCCCAGAACCCCAAAACACTCGAGCGAGTTCAGGTTCCGCCTAAGCGAAGCGTCAAATTCAAAATGGGCCGTCTGATGCGGGAGAAGCTGTCCGCCCCGGCGCCGGCCAAAAAGAACTGATTCGTCTGTGATTTTTTCACAACAACTGTCGGAAAACTTTTTTCAGACAGACCTTAATTCAGGACATCGCAAGGTCAGTTTTTATCTCCCCTCTCAAATCCCTCGATACAGCAAGGGTTTTATCGAAATTTATCTTGTACAGGAAAGACCGATAAAGTATCCTTTAGGAAGATTGAAGGGATTTTGCGGAGGAGTTCATGATTTCTGCAACATCTCATTCGGCAATGGACTGCCGTGTTTTGGTGCTGAATAAGCACTATATGGCCCTGCGGGTCATCAGTGCCAGACGTGCCTTTTCGCTGCTTTGTCGGAACCTCGCCGAGGTAATCTCCTGCGACGACGGCACCTACGCCAACTATGATTTTCAAACCTGGCAGCAAATCAGCCGGATGAAAGACCAGTTCAAAGCCCATCCGCAGGACTGGATTTCCACCGTCAACTTTGACCTGGCTGTCCCGCGAATCATCCGCCTGCTGTTTTATGACCGCCTGCCCAGACAAACCGTCAAATTCAACCGCCGAAATCTGTTCGCACGCGACGGCAACCGCTGCCAGTACTGCGGCAAAAAATTCCCCACCTCCGAATTGTCTTTGGACCACGTCATCCCGCGGCGGCTCGGCGGACAAAGCACCTGGGAAAATGTGGTCTGCGCCTGCCTGCAGTGCAACATCAAAAAAGGCGGACGGACGCCCCAGCAGGCCAATATGAAACTGATTCAAAAGCCCGTCAAGCCCAAACGGAATCCTGTTATTCACATTCATCTCAGTCACGAACGCTACCACAGCTGGAAGCAGTTCCTCGACCACGCATACTGGTCCGTTGAATTGACCTGACCTTCTTCTCCGCAGGCCGACGGCACTTTGACTACAAACTTCATAGCGGACAGGTTGAACCGGGAGACGAACAATGAAGAAACTTTCTGTACCTGTTTTATATGAAAATCAGGATATTCTGGTCCTTAACAAGCCCTCCGGCATCTCCGTCACCAAAGACCGTTCCGGAGCCCCCTGGCTGATGGAAATCCTCCAAAAAGAATTGCCGACACCGGAGCCGCTGCGGCTGGTTCACCGCATCGACAAAGAAACCTCCGGCGTCCTCCTTCTGGCCAAAAACAAGCCCGCCCAAACTTTCTACACCTCCGGGTTTTCCAAACAGCGGTTTGCAAAACTGTATCTGGCTCTGGTTCAGGGTCCCCTGCCGCAAAACCGCGGACGCATCAAGGCCCCGCTTCTGCGAAGCCGGCAGAATCCGCAAACCATGCACGTGCAGCCCTGGAAAGGCAAGGAAGCCGTCACCGACTGGCTCAAATTGATGGAGTTGGGCCCGTTTGCCCTTCTGGCCGTTCAGCCCCTGACCGGAAGAACCCACCAAATCCGAGTGCATTTGGCCCATCGCGGCATTCCATTAGCCCTGGACCCGCTCTACGCCAGCCCGCACCCCCTGATGCTTTCAGACT harbors:
- a CDS encoding HAD family phosphatase is translated as MKSARIEAVIFDLGGVLIGIDLEQLQKEPETKEWADIVPEMRRQPETVLLNRGKMPPEEFYQVMRRRFSLSGSFEEFRRAWCGIFTPRPPMETLVRRLAERVPLGLLSDTEPMHWEYLRRQYGFLELFQKPVLSFQAGAVKPEAKMYQLAAESVGVPAERCLYIDDLPENVEGARQAGMTAAVFESAQQVQRVLKDVGIE
- a CDS encoding class IV adenylate cyclase, translating into MNHLNIEMKAHCRHPERVRRVLQEAGAVFRGTDEQTDVYFRVPKGRLKLRQGTIENALIFYERPDEAGPKRSDVFLYPAADSGLLREVLERALGILAVVRKRREIYFLGNIKFHLDRVEGLGDFAEIEVMDTQGSGDCEGLRRQCEEFMKRFGIEREDLLECSYSDMILEKGR
- the lepB gene encoding signal peptidase I, whose protein sequence is MRLASPSDGLAPDYPRLRRSRTVESVVNALDGLLVAFILALLFRAFAVEAFQIPTGSMAETLKGAHWSLRCLRCGIPYDFGADASWSGQPICPNCGYEQPRAAMGVLANGDRIFVNKCIYQFSEPKRWDVVVFKNPPNPQENYIKRLIGLPGESVEIVDGDVYINGQIVRKPRKIQEELWTCLYHNDYQAGFAGGRFSSPSEESLSSWPLEPRFEPEGQSAWELNPGGAAVFILREDGANEHAVRFTPKRPDAFRVLYAYNGPEGGLNRPICSDLMIRFWVQPMGEQGQVGALLSKNGVGYIGRLDFAGQLVFEKQTEDGQRSELRRLVFSPDWSRKGLWFEFANVDRRLVIRCGDYRFSYDLKDEDLGERTSRRQNPEVKILGQGGMRLFHIGVYRDIYYLSTDSLRAKRGRPFQLGPDEFFVCGDNTPNSYDSRQWAAEGLGNNGKRYREGVVPRDFMMGKAFFIYWSDAFRPREYMLPVIPNLERLRVIYGGSEEIY
- the lepB gene encoding signal peptidase I yields the protein MTSEKKSDNSSCESSGFTAEGIYHFLEWLVTALASTLVFIVFIMQVYRIPTGSMADTLKGAHFRLRCEQCGYRYEYDFSPRQYGLGENVIPKRDLPILKECRCPSCGYAYRVWMRDKDPRYYRRVYKGDQIFVLKCIYQFREPSRWDVVVFKNPLEPQINYIKRLIGKPGEKVEIIDGDIYINDRIVRKPPSVQEELWMPIYENDYQPARPEEERFNRRSWRQPFENFGSSRWDLGGFGRPYFVLAEEGTQVHRIQYNPQIGNDFRAVYAYDPPDFIANMPICSDLMLRSVPHLDPVSGVGYELGKYGRRYQGWLHGDGRLEIFRVDSGEQKTLLAGGTADLKGAVQRQEFRFSNVDHRLILEYGRNRLEYDLGRGAEDAGTRRHIQPEAAILGYGKVQLAHIGLFRDIYYMNTDVSNPRNPILQGGAGNPIVLGEDEFFVCGDNSPYSLDSRWWNKPGRGNRGRTFTQGVVPRDYLVGKAFFVHWPGGDSILPGFIRFVPYIEGMKIIYGGSRSWDQAESLTVEAEKKP
- a CDS encoding HU family DNA-binding protein; this translates as MATITKKELIDRISESTQAKRVIVKKIIQTFLDEVIDELAKDNRLEFRDFGVFETRTRSSRIAQNPKTLERVQVPPKRSVKFKMGRLMREKLSAPAPAKKN
- a CDS encoding HNH endonuclease gives rise to the protein MISATSHSAMDCRVLVLNKHYMALRVISARRAFSLLCRNLAEVISCDDGTYANYDFQTWQQISRMKDQFKAHPQDWISTVNFDLAVPRIIRLLFYDRLPRQTVKFNRRNLFARDGNRCQYCGKKFPTSELSLDHVIPRRLGGQSTWENVVCACLQCNIKKGGRTPQQANMKLIQKPVKPKRNPVIHIHLSHERYHSWKQFLDHAYWSVELT
- a CDS encoding RluA family pseudouridine synthase → MKKLSVPVLYENQDILVLNKPSGISVTKDRSGAPWLMEILQKELPTPEPLRLVHRIDKETSGVLLLAKNKPAQTFYTSGFSKQRFAKLYLALVQGPLPQNRGRIKAPLLRSRQNPQTMHVQPWKGKEAVTDWLKLMELGPFALLAVQPLTGRTHQIRVHLAHRGIPLALDPLYASPHPLMLSDYKKDYRPKRDTPESPLISRLTLHAYQIQIPPRPADPETVRTFVAPLDKKFSATLKMLFKHARSCRTADNQDTELLHTILAAQPLPFFSGEEPTTFPQTDIDTLSESDR